In one Candidatus Caccoplasma merdavium genomic region, the following are encoded:
- the lon gene encoding endopeptidase La → MLSSDKNLFFDTDENTSIGTIFAEIDGSPDIECPGLNETNLPILPLRNMVLFPGVTLPITVGREKSLRLVREAARKKHLIGVVCQKDMYNDDPSDIDDFYTVGSLGEIVKILEMPDGNTTVILQGKQRFHLDEITSFYPYITGNISLHPEVLPAENDKEFEALLDALKDITLDVLKSMAEPPRELIFALRNMGNMLYLVNFLCTNIPFTPQQKQEFLDAATIKERAFALYAALRKEAKLLEIKADIQSKTRADINQQQREHFLQQQIKTIQDELGGNSQEQDIEELTQKAAQKKWSKEVQEVFDKELRRLERLYPQSPDFSVQYNYLETLTDLPWCEYTADNFNLKNAQRQLDKDHYGLEKVKERIIEHLAVLKLRGDMKAPIICLYGPPGVGKTSLGKSIAEALNRKYVRVSLGGLHDEAEIRGHRRTYIGAMPGRIIQGIQKAGSSNPVFVLDEIDKIGNDFKGDPASALLEVLDPEQNNAFHDNYLDIDYDLSKVLFIATANNLNTISRPLLDRMELIEVSGYIQEEKIEIGRRHLVPKQLEEHGLSKDDIDIPKKTMAAIIDSYTRESGVRELDKKIAKVMRKVARRKAADEEWEHELQVDSLTEYLGMKEYTRDRYEGNDYAGVVTGLAWTAVGGEILYIESSLSRSKGEKLTLTGNLGDVMKESAIIALQYVKAHADELGIDSQVFDHWNLHIHVPEGAIPKDGPSAGITMVTSIASSFTQRKVRAHLAMTGEITLRGRVLPVGGIKEKILAAKRAGIKEIILCDENRKDIEDIKPSYLKGLQFHYVHDIREVLDIALLPEKVAHPVDLSVKTKESEEKENK, encoded by the coding sequence ATGCTTTCATCTGATAAGAACCTCTTTTTTGATACCGACGAGAATACCAGCATCGGCACCATCTTTGCCGAGATCGATGGTTCACCCGATATCGAATGTCCGGGTCTCAACGAAACGAATCTGCCCATTCTGCCATTGCGCAACATGGTGCTTTTTCCCGGCGTGACGCTTCCCATCACCGTGGGAAGGGAGAAATCGTTGCGACTTGTGCGTGAAGCCGCACGGAAAAAACACCTCATAGGCGTTGTCTGTCAGAAAGACATGTATAACGATGACCCGAGCGACATCGACGACTTCTACACGGTCGGTTCGCTGGGCGAAATCGTCAAGATACTGGAAATGCCCGACGGCAACACGACGGTAATTTTGCAAGGGAAACAGCGTTTTCACCTCGACGAAATAACCTCGTTCTACCCCTATATCACAGGCAACATCTCGCTTCACCCCGAAGTGCTCCCCGCCGAGAACGACAAAGAGTTTGAAGCGTTGCTCGACGCCTTGAAAGATATTACGCTCGATGTGCTGAAATCGATGGCCGAGCCGCCCCGCGAACTGATTTTTGCCCTCCGCAACATGGGAAATATGCTCTATCTGGTCAATTTCCTGTGTACCAACATACCTTTCACGCCCCAACAAAAGCAAGAGTTTCTCGATGCCGCCACGATAAAGGAACGGGCCTTCGCCCTCTATGCCGCCCTGCGCAAAGAGGCCAAGTTGCTCGAAATAAAGGCCGATATCCAATCGAAAACCCGAGCCGACATCAACCAGCAGCAACGGGAACATTTCTTGCAACAACAGATAAAAACCATACAGGACGAACTGGGAGGCAACAGTCAGGAGCAGGACATCGAAGAGCTCACGCAAAAAGCCGCCCAAAAGAAATGGAGCAAAGAGGTGCAGGAGGTCTTCGACAAGGAGTTGCGCCGGTTGGAACGTCTCTACCCGCAGTCGCCCGACTTCTCGGTACAGTACAACTACCTCGAAACGCTCACCGACCTGCCTTGGTGCGAATACACGGCCGACAACTTCAATCTCAAAAACGCCCAACGTCAACTCGACAAGGACCACTACGGTCTCGAAAAAGTCAAAGAACGCATCATCGAGCATCTTGCCGTACTGAAACTGCGCGGCGACATGAAGGCGCCCATCATCTGCCTCTACGGCCCTCCGGGAGTGGGAAAAACCTCGCTGGGCAAGTCGATTGCCGAAGCCTTGAACCGCAAGTATGTGCGGGTTTCACTGGGTGGTCTGCACGACGAGGCCGAGATACGCGGACACCGCCGCACCTACATCGGAGCCATGCCCGGCCGCATCATTCAAGGCATACAGAAAGCGGGGTCGTCGAACCCTGTCTTCGTCCTCGACGAAATCGACAAGATAGGCAACGACTTCAAGGGCGACCCGGCATCGGCGCTGCTCGAAGTGCTCGACCCCGAACAGAACAACGCCTTCCACGACAACTACCTCGACATCGACTACGACTTGTCCAAGGTACTCTTTATCGCCACGGCCAACAACCTCAACACCATCTCCCGCCCCCTGCTCGACCGCATGGAGCTCATCGAGGTCTCGGGATATATTCAGGAGGAGAAAATCGAGATTGGCCGGCGCCACCTTGTGCCCAAGCAACTCGAAGAGCACGGGTTGAGCAAAGACGACATCGACATTCCCAAGAAAACGATGGCCGCCATCATCGACTCCTACACCCGCGAATCGGGCGTGCGCGAGCTCGACAAGAAAATCGCGAAGGTCATGCGTAAGGTGGCTCGTAGAAAAGCGGCCGACGAAGAGTGGGAACACGAGTTGCAGGTCGACAGCCTGACCGAATATCTCGGCATGAAAGAATACACTCGCGACCGCTACGAAGGGAACGATTATGCCGGAGTGGTCACGGGCCTGGCCTGGACGGCCGTGGGCGGAGAAATTCTCTACATCGAGTCGAGCCTCAGCCGCAGCAAAGGCGAGAAACTCACCCTCACGGGAAATCTGGGCGATGTCATGAAAGAGTCGGCCATTATCGCCCTGCAATATGTCAAGGCCCACGCCGACGAACTGGGCATCGACAGTCAGGTGTTCGACCACTGGAACCTGCACATACACGTCCCCGAAGGAGCCATACCCAAGGACGGCCCGTCGGCCGGCATCACCATGGTGACCTCCATCGCCTCGTCGTTTACCCAGCGCAAGGTGCGCGCCCACCTGGCCATGACGGGCGAAATCACCTTGCGGGGCCGGGTGCTGCCCGTGGGCGGTATCAAGGAAAAGATACTGGCCGCCAAACGTGCCGGTATCAAAGAAATCATTCTCTGCGACGAAAACCGCAAAGACATCGAGGACATCAAGCCCAGTTACCTCAAAGGATTGCAGTTCCACTATGTCCACGACATCAGAGAGGTGCTCGACATCGCCCTGCTCCCCGAAAAGGTCGCCCACCCCGTCGACCTGTCCGTCAAAACCAAGGAGAGCGAAGAGAAGGAGAACAAATAA
- a CDS encoding methyltransferase, which produces MSNPYFRFKQFTVWHDRCAMKVGTDGVLLGAWCDVAASHRILDVGCGTGLIALMVAQRTAGDVTVDGLEIDAEAAGQAAENVARSPWSDRVYVTKADFLDVVAAGAAPRYDLIVSNPPYFEHSLLPEDEARLTARHTERLTYAALLQGAADLLLPEGRVALIFPASLYPAVNAQARRYGLYPRRLTWVSGRAGLPPKRVMVEWSREAASICEESHLAIETAPLQWTPEYKALTRDFYLQL; this is translated from the coding sequence ATGAGCAATCCCTATTTCCGATTCAAACAGTTTACCGTGTGGCATGACCGTTGTGCCATGAAGGTGGGAACCGATGGCGTGTTGTTAGGAGCCTGGTGCGATGTCGCCGCGTCGCATCGCATTCTCGACGTCGGTTGTGGTACCGGACTTATTGCCCTCATGGTGGCCCAGCGCACGGCTGGCGACGTGACCGTCGATGGCCTGGAAATCGATGCGGAAGCGGCCGGGCAGGCTGCCGAGAATGTTGCCCGTTCGCCGTGGAGCGACAGGGTGTATGTCACGAAGGCCGACTTCCTCGATGTCGTTGCCGCCGGTGCGGCACCCCGTTATGACCTGATTGTCTCCAATCCGCCCTATTTCGAGCACTCGCTCCTTCCCGAGGACGAGGCTCGTCTCACGGCCCGGCATACCGAACGGCTCACCTATGCCGCTTTGCTGCAAGGGGCTGCCGATTTATTGCTCCCCGAGGGGCGGGTGGCACTTATTTTTCCCGCATCGCTCTATCCTGCGGTCAATGCCCAAGCCCGGCGCTACGGCCTTTATCCCCGCCGGCTTACCTGGGTGAGCGGTCGTGCCGGATTGCCGCCCAAGCGGGTGATGGTCGAGTGGAGTCGGGAGGCAGCCTCCATATGCGAGGAATCGCATCTTGCCATCGAGACCGCCCCTTTGCAATGGACGCCCGAATATAAGGCGCTCACACGCGATTTCTATTTGCAGTTGTAG
- a CDS encoding prephenate dehydrogenase, with amino-acid sequence MKILILGAGKMGSFFADVLSFEHEVGIYDTDPQRLRFTFNTQRMTTMEEIEAFKPELLINAATVKYTIPAFEAVLPHIPESCIISDIASVKTGLPEFYAKVKRPFVSTHPMFGPTFANLSNLSEENTIIITESNHLGKVFFKDLYSRLHLNIFEYTFKQHDETIAYSLSIPFASTMVFASIMKHQDAPGTTFKKHMNIARGLFSEDDYLITEILFNPHTSEQLEKIQENLAKLQDIVTRKDSAAMQQYLTAMRENIK; translated from the coding sequence ATGAAGATATTGATTTTGGGTGCCGGCAAAATGGGCTCGTTCTTTGCCGATGTACTCAGTTTCGAGCACGAAGTGGGCATATACGACACCGACCCTCAACGCTTGCGTTTCACCTTCAACACCCAACGCATGACAACGATGGAGGAAATCGAGGCGTTCAAGCCCGAACTGCTCATCAACGCCGCCACCGTGAAATACACGATTCCGGCGTTCGAAGCGGTTTTGCCCCATATCCCCGAGAGTTGCATCATATCGGACATCGCCTCGGTCAAAACCGGTCTGCCCGAGTTCTATGCCAAGGTGAAACGTCCGTTTGTGTCGACCCACCCCATGTTCGGTCCCACGTTTGCCAACCTGAGCAACTTGTCTGAGGAAAACACCATCATCATTACCGAGTCGAATCATTTGGGCAAAGTCTTTTTCAAAGACCTGTATAGCCGGCTGCATCTCAACATCTTCGAGTACACCTTCAAGCAGCACGACGAGACGATAGCCTACTCGCTCTCGATACCGTTTGCCTCGACCATGGTGTTTGCCTCGATTATGAAGCACCAGGACGCTCCCGGTACCACGTTCAAGAAACACATGAACATCGCCCGGGGCCTCTTCTCGGAAGATGATTACCTGATTACCGAAATTCTTTTCAACCCGCACACCAGCGAGCAACTGGAAAAGATTCAGGAAAATCTGGCCAAGCTACAAGACATCGTCACGCGCAAAGACAGTGCGGCCATGCAACAATACCTCACCGCCATGCGGGAGAATATCAAGTAA
- a CDS encoding bifunctional 3-deoxy-7-phosphoheptulonate synthase/chorismate mutase type II, with amino-acid sequence MADTIMNFEPITLPGIENKRPLVIAGPCSAETEEQVLETAKQLAAQGIKIFRAGIWKPRTKPGGFEGVGTVGLPWLKRVKEETGMYVATEVANQYHVFEALKYGVDILWIGARTAANPFSMQEIADALKGVDIPIFIKNPVNPDLELWIGAVERIYNAGIRKIGVIHRGFSAYDKRIYRNLPQWHIPIELRRRFPNLPIICDPSHIGGKRDLIAPLSQQAMDLGFDGLIIESHCNPDNAWSDASQQVKPDVLAYILDMLIVRETSQSTENLNELRRQIDELDNQLLDLLAKRMRVSREIGQYKKEHDMPVLQTARYDEILSKRVSQAQDMDMDGEFMQTILAAIHEESIRQQMVIINK; translated from the coding sequence ATGGCTGACACAATCATGAATTTCGAACCGATTACTTTACCGGGAATCGAAAACAAACGCCCGCTCGTCATTGCCGGTCCATGCAGTGCCGAAACCGAAGAACAAGTACTTGAAACGGCCAAACAGCTGGCCGCACAAGGCATCAAGATATTCCGTGCCGGGATATGGAAACCTCGCACCAAACCGGGAGGATTCGAAGGCGTGGGAACCGTGGGGCTACCCTGGCTCAAACGCGTAAAAGAAGAAACCGGCATGTATGTCGCCACCGAAGTGGCCAACCAATACCATGTGTTTGAAGCCCTCAAATACGGTGTCGACATTCTGTGGATAGGAGCCCGCACCGCGGCCAACCCCTTCTCGATGCAGGAAATCGCCGATGCCCTGAAAGGAGTCGACATTCCCATCTTCATCAAAAATCCCGTGAATCCCGACCTCGAATTGTGGATAGGTGCAGTAGAGCGCATCTACAATGCCGGTATCCGCAAAATCGGCGTGATACACCGCGGGTTCAGCGCCTACGACAAACGCATCTACCGCAACCTGCCGCAATGGCACATTCCCATCGAGTTGCGCCGGCGTTTCCCCAACCTGCCCATCATCTGCGACCCCAGCCACATCGGCGGGAAAAGAGACCTCATCGCTCCGCTCAGCCAACAGGCCATGGACCTTGGATTCGACGGTCTCATCATCGAGTCGCACTGCAACCCCGACAACGCATGGAGCGACGCCTCACAACAAGTAAAACCCGATGTATTAGCCTACATTCTCGACATGCTCATCGTACGCGAAACCTCACAAAGCACAGAAAACCTCAACGAATTGCGCCGTCAAATCGACGAACTCGACAACCAACTGCTCGACCTGTTGGCCAAACGCATGCGCGTATCACGCGAAATCGGCCAATACAAGAAAGAACACGACATGCCCGTCTTGCAGACAGCCCGATATGACGAAATCCTCAGCAAACGGGTCAGTCAAGCCCAGGACATGGATATGGACGGAGAATTTATGCAAACCATCTTGGCGGCTATCCACGAAGAGTCGATACGCCAACAAATGGTCATCATCAACAAATAA
- a CDS encoding aminotransferase class I/II-fold pyridoxal phosphate-dependent enzyme, whose product MPNQKTTCNITPANRVNQVSEYYFSKKLKEVAEMNARGLNVISLGIGSPDRPPHPETIETLCRESRKDNTHGYQPYVGIPELRKAFADWYKRWYDVELDPATEIQPLIGSKEGILHISLAFLNPGDSVLVPNPGYPTYTSVSRLAEARIIPYELREENGWQPDFEALEKCDLSGVKLMWVNYPHMPTGAPASRELFEKLVDFGMRHSIIIVNDNPYSFILNDTPLSLLSVPGAKDICIEMNSMSKSHNMPGWRVGMLASNAQFVSWVLRVKSNIDSGTFRPMQEAAAHSLSLPASWYEGNNIVYRERRVIAEQIAKSLGCTFDPRQRGMFLWAKIPDSMSSCTELADKVLYDAHVFITPGIIFGSQGERYVRISLCADKKELEESLERIKKHICQ is encoded by the coding sequence ATGCCGAATCAAAAAACAACCTGTAACATCACACCGGCCAATCGGGTGAACCAGGTCAGCGAATACTACTTTTCGAAAAAATTGAAAGAAGTCGCCGAGATGAATGCCCGGGGGCTGAATGTCATCAGTCTCGGCATCGGCAGTCCCGACCGTCCGCCCCACCCCGAAACGATAGAGACACTCTGCCGCGAGAGCCGCAAAGACAATACCCACGGCTACCAACCCTATGTGGGTATTCCCGAACTGCGAAAGGCATTTGCCGACTGGTATAAGAGATGGTATGACGTAGAGCTCGACCCGGCGACCGAGATACAACCGCTCATCGGTTCAAAAGAGGGTATTCTGCACATCTCCCTGGCATTTCTCAACCCCGGCGACAGCGTGCTGGTACCCAACCCCGGCTACCCCACCTACACCTCGGTGAGCCGCTTGGCCGAAGCCCGCATCATTCCCTACGAGCTGCGCGAAGAGAACGGCTGGCAGCCCGACTTCGAAGCCCTCGAAAAATGCGACCTCTCGGGCGTAAAACTTATGTGGGTCAACTATCCGCACATGCCGACCGGAGCTCCGGCCTCTCGCGAGCTGTTCGAAAAGCTGGTCGACTTCGGCATGCGCCACAGCATCATCATCGTCAACGACAACCCATACAGTTTCATCCTCAACGACACGCCGCTGAGCCTGCTCTCGGTACCGGGTGCCAAAGATATTTGCATCGAAATGAACTCGATGAGCAAATCGCACAACATGCCGGGTTGGCGCGTGGGCATGCTGGCCTCGAACGCCCAATTCGTATCGTGGGTGTTACGGGTCAAGAGCAATATCGACTCGGGGACGTTCCGTCCCATGCAAGAAGCAGCCGCCCACTCGCTGTCACTGCCCGCTTCGTGGTATGAAGGCAACAACATCGTCTACCGCGAACGCCGTGTGATAGCCGAACAGATTGCCAAGTCACTGGGTTGCACGTTCGACCCCAGACAACGGGGCATGTTCCTCTGGGCCAAAATACCCGACTCGATGAGCAGTTGCACCGAATTGGCCGACAAGGTACTCTACGATGCACACGTCTTCATCACGCCCGGCATCATATTCGGCAGTCAAGGCGAGCGCTATGTGCGCATCTCCCTCTGTGCCGACAAAAAGGAGCTGGAAGAATCGCTCGAACGCATCAAAAAACACATTTGTCAATAA
- a CDS encoding prephenate dehydratase, with amino-acid sequence MKRIAIQGAKGSFHDITAHRYFAGEEIEILYCARFEDIFTAIKKDDTVIGLMAIENTIAGSLLQNHELLRESDSQIIGEARLHISHSIMCLPEDDWKDIHEVSSHPIALMQCREFLNAHPEIKAVEAEDTAKSAEDIFKNKLHGHAAICGKDVAAMYGLKILEEGIETNKHNSTRFLVIANRWHADELRKDKICNKASLVFTLPHTEGSLSQVLSILSFYKMNLTKIQSLPIIGREWEYQFYIDVVYEDRLRYRQAVDAITPLIKELKILGEYAESKNNL; translated from the coding sequence ATGAAACGCATAGCCATACAAGGAGCCAAAGGGTCCTTTCACGATATAACCGCTCATCGCTACTTTGCCGGAGAAGAAATAGAAATTCTCTATTGTGCCCGCTTCGAGGACATTTTCACCGCCATAAAGAAAGACGACACGGTCATCGGCCTGATGGCCATCGAAAACACCATTGCCGGCAGCTTGCTGCAAAACCACGAACTGCTGCGCGAAAGCGATTCGCAAATCATAGGGGAAGCCCGGTTGCACATCTCGCACTCTATCATGTGTCTGCCCGAAGATGACTGGAAAGACATTCACGAAGTCAGCTCCCACCCCATCGCCCTCATGCAGTGCCGGGAATTCCTCAATGCCCACCCCGAGATAAAAGCCGTGGAGGCCGAAGACACGGCCAAAAGTGCCGAAGACATCTTCAAGAACAAACTTCACGGGCACGCCGCCATTTGCGGGAAAGACGTGGCCGCCATGTATGGCCTGAAAATCTTGGAAGAAGGCATCGAAACCAACAAACACAACTCCACCCGTTTCCTGGTCATCGCCAACCGCTGGCATGCCGACGAGTTGCGCAAGGATAAGATTTGCAACAAAGCCAGTCTCGTATTTACCCTACCGCACACCGAAGGCAGCCTGTCACAAGTGCTCTCGATACTGTCGTTCTATAAAATGAATTTGACCAAAATACAGTCGCTGCCCATCATCGGTCGTGAATGGGAATACCAATTCTACATCGATGTCGTGTATGAAGACCGCCTGCGTTATCGCCAGGCCGTCGATGCCATCACCCCCCTGATCAAAGAACTTAAAATACTTGGAGAATATGCCGAATCAAAAAACAACCTGTAA
- the mscL gene encoding large-conductance mechanosensitive channel protein MscL, translated as MKKFLQEFKTFAMRGNVIDMAVGVIIGGAFGKIVSSLVSDIIMPLIGVLIGGVDFQNLKWTFRSPSMGEGMPLREVTVNYGNFIQVTFDFLIIAFSIFLFVKLMTRFSRKKATREAATQAAPAPVVTDEVKLLQEIRDLLKENARK; from the coding sequence ATGAAAAAATTTCTTCAAGAGTTCAAAACATTCGCCATGCGGGGAAATGTAATCGACATGGCTGTCGGCGTCATTATAGGAGGAGCTTTCGGCAAGATTGTCTCTTCATTGGTTTCCGATATCATCATGCCGCTCATCGGAGTGCTCATCGGCGGGGTCGATTTCCAAAATTTGAAGTGGACTTTTCGCTCCCCTTCCATGGGAGAGGGAATGCCGCTCCGTGAAGTGACGGTAAATTATGGCAATTTCATACAGGTGACATTTGATTTCCTGATTATCGCTTTTTCGATATTCCTTTTTGTCAAACTCATGACCCGTTTTTCCCGTAAAAAGGCAACTCGTGAAGCAGCCACCCAGGCGGCTCCGGCTCCGGTCGTCACTGACGAGGTGAAGTTGTTGCAGGAGATTCGCGACCTCTTGAAGGAGAATGCGCGTAAATAA